One Microcoleus sp. bin38.metabat.b11b12b14.051 DNA segment encodes these proteins:
- a CDS encoding HAD family hydrolase — translation MINNFPTILALDFDGVICDGLIEYFQTAWRAYCQIWKPVETVPDPDLALSFYRVRPAIETGWEMPLLIRALLTGITEEQILQDWPNIVPQLLTENNLKAQSVGAMLDGLRDNWIAEDLAGWLSLHRFYPGVADRLRCLQEDSAVKVAIVTTKEGRFVRELLQLAGVQMPSELIFGKEYNKPKHQILREFLAASGKDTTIWFVEDRLKTLLSVKQQPDLSQVKLFLADWGYNTLAERESVAQNPPVQLLSLSQFAGDFADWLPDEC, via the coding sequence ATGATTAATAATTTTCCAACAATTCTCGCCCTAGATTTTGACGGTGTGATTTGTGACGGACTAATCGAATATTTCCAAACAGCTTGGCGTGCCTACTGCCAAATCTGGAAACCAGTCGAAACAGTGCCCGATCCAGATTTAGCCTTGAGTTTCTACCGAGTGCGCCCAGCCATCGAAACCGGTTGGGAAATGCCCCTGTTGATTCGCGCCCTGCTGACAGGAATTACGGAAGAACAAATTTTGCAAGATTGGCCGAATATTGTCCCGCAGTTATTGACCGAAAATAATTTGAAAGCCCAGTCTGTCGGCGCGATGTTAGACGGGCTGCGCGATAATTGGATTGCTGAGGATTTAGCTGGGTGGCTGTCTTTGCACCGCTTTTATCCCGGAGTAGCCGATCGCCTGCGGTGTTTGCAAGAAGACAGTGCGGTGAAAGTCGCGATCGTCACCACCAAGGAAGGACGTTTTGTGCGAGAACTATTGCAGCTAGCGGGCGTACAAATGCCGTCGGAGTTGATTTTTGGCAAGGAATACAATAAGCCGAAACACCAAATTTTGCGGGAGTTTTTGGCAGCATCTGGCAAAGATACGACTATTTGGTTTGTGGAAGATCGGTTAAAAACTTTGCTCTCAGTGAAGCAGCAGCCGGATTTATCTCAGGTGAAGTTGTTTTTGGCTGATTGGGGTTACAATACTTTGGCTGAACGGGAATCTGTGGCCCAAAA
- a CDS encoding DUF928 domain-containing protein, which yields MKRFLHGATLAIAISGLSATLASAPGVRAQSEPFLLSQSVNFRPPNVTAPGGRQGGTHRGSKLCPAGLSVTPLVPPTNIGLTLTDSPTIFVYLPQTSAEIEFTLLTENEDKVVYEKTFKVEKAGIVGVAIPASSDSNKSLEVGKRYVWSFSMVCEPEDRSADLVTKGFVQRIEPQATLKRDLVAHPDPMTRLDVYAKNGIWYETLATLAQMRRQTPGDAKLNAKWTELLQSQGLESVAAQPLVGPL from the coding sequence ATGAAACGTTTTCTACATGGAGCTACACTAGCGATCGCCATATCTGGCTTATCCGCTACCCTCGCCAGTGCACCAGGAGTGCGGGCACAATCGGAGCCGTTCTTGCTGAGTCAGAGTGTAAATTTCCGGCCTCCCAACGTCACAGCACCGGGCGGCAGACAAGGAGGGACACATCGCGGTTCCAAGCTTTGTCCGGCGGGTTTATCTGTTACTCCTTTAGTACCTCCCACTAATATCGGTTTAACTCTCACCGATTCTCCCACAATTTTTGTCTACTTACCTCAAACATCAGCAGAAATAGAGTTTACCTTGCTGACCGAAAACGAGGACAAAGTTGTCTATGAAAAAACATTTAAAGTTGAAAAAGCCGGCATTGTGGGAGTGGCAATTCCTGCTAGCAGTGACAGCAATAAATCCTTGGAAGTTGGCAAGCGATACGTGTGGTCGTTTTCCATGGTTTGCGAACCAGAAGACCGATCGGCAGATTTAGTTACTAAAGGATTCGTGCAGCGCATAGAACCCCAGGCAACTCTTAAAAGGGATTTGGTGGCACATCCTGACCCGATGACGAGGCTGGACGTTTACGCTAAAAATGGGATTTGGTACGAAACTCTCGCTACTTTAGCCCAAATGCGGCGCCAGACACCGGGAGATGCCAAGCTGAATGCGAAGTGGACGGAATTGTTGCAGTCCCAAGGACTGGAATCAGTGGCAGCTCAACCGCTGGTTGGGCCCCTTTAA
- a CDS encoding DUF928 domain-containing protein, translating into MKRFINRVALAIAVLAISVTLPSLLPPIQAVPPPVLLSQNVNFKPPDVTAPDNRQGGTHRGCQLQKGLSITPLIPESNIGLTLTEAPTFFVYVSQPAAQVEFVLLNEDESEVVYESSLKIDKAGIVGVSISDKDKTKNIEVGKRYVWSFALACDPQERSGDYIVRGWMQRIAPQGNLKSDLANPDPRVRLMAYAKNGIWYETLATLAQMRRTAPDDASLKAEWTQLLKSQKLEALADKPLVDSF; encoded by the coding sequence ATGAAACGTTTTATAAACCGAGTTGCACTGGCGATCGCCGTATTGGCGATCTCCGTAACTCTCCCCAGTTTGCTCCCGCCCATCCAAGCTGTACCACCACCAGTTTTGCTGAGTCAGAATGTTAATTTCAAACCTCCAGATGTCACAGCCCCCGACAACCGACAAGGGGGAACGCATCGAGGCTGTCAGTTGCAAAAAGGTTTATCGATTACTCCCTTAATACCTGAAAGCAATATTGGCTTAACGCTAACAGAGGCGCCCACATTTTTTGTCTACGTTTCTCAACCGGCGGCTCAAGTCGAGTTTGTTTTGCTAAACGAAGATGAATCTGAAGTAGTTTACGAATCTAGTTTAAAAATTGACAAAGCCGGAATTGTAGGAGTTAGCATTTCTGATAAAGACAAGACCAAAAATATTGAAGTTGGGAAGCGATATGTATGGTCGTTTGCACTAGCTTGCGATCCTCAAGAGCGCTCAGGAGATTATATTGTTAGAGGATGGATGCAGCGAATTGCACCGCAGGGAAATCTCAAAAGCGATTTAGCAAATCCCGACCCGAGAGTGAGGCTGATGGCCTATGCTAAAAATGGCATTTGGTACGAGACTCTGGCTACTCTAGCCCAAATGCGGCGAACAGCACCCGACGATGCGAGTCTCAAGGCCGAGTGGACGCAATTGTTGAAGTCCCAAAAACTAGAAGCGCTGGCAGATAAACCGCTAGTTGACTCTTTTTAA